One window of the Hoplias malabaricus isolate fHopMal1 chromosome Y, fHopMal1.hap1, whole genome shotgun sequence genome contains the following:
- the LOC136679527 gene encoding gastrin-releasing peptide receptor-like, protein MSSEETFISTHEENSQYNRSAVVATSSSLWQAGVFIAAVYALIIAVGLVGNVTLIRTFCTAKSLCSVPNIFMSSLALGDVLLLVTCAPVDASRYLADRWLFGRVGCKLIPFIQLTSVGVSVFTLTALAADRYKAIVKPMDIPVSHATVRICLRASAIWLFSMVLAIPEAIFSDLHTFHISETNETFKTCAPYPHASNLHPKIHSMASFLIFYVIPLFIISVYYFFIARSLIRSAINMPVEGHIAIRRQIESRKRLAKTVLVFVALFSICWLPSHVIYLYRSYRYSEVDTSMSHFIASVCARILAFTNSCVNPFALYLLSKSFQKQFNKQLCCCCPLLTRCTHSTSHGNTRMSSLKSTQNPTLASFSLANSNHLYHEGCV, encoded by the exons ATGTCTTCAGAAGAAACCTTCATATCGACGCATGAGGAAAACTCTCAGTATAACAGGAGCGCGGTGGTCGCCACGAGCTCGTCTCTGTGGCAGGCGGGCGTTTTTATCGCCGCTGTTTATGCGCTCATCATCGCGGTGGGGCTCGTGGGCAACGTAACGCTCATTCGCACCTTCTGCACGGCGAAGTCCCTATGCAGCGTCCCCAATATCTTCATGTCGAGCCTGGCGCTGGGGGACGTGCTGCTGCTGGTGACCTGCGCGCCGGTGGACGCGAGCCGTTATCTGGCGGATCGTTGGCTGTTCGGCAGGGTGGGCTGCAAACTTATCCCCTTCATACAACTCACTTCAGtcggtgtgtctgtgtttacactcaccGCGCTTGCGGCGGACAG ATATAAAGCAATTGTGAAACCAATGGACATCCCAGTGTCCCATGCCACAGTTAGGATCTGCTTGAGGGCTTCTGCAATTTGGCTTTTCTCTATGGTCCTGGCTATCCCAGAAGCAATCTTCTCAGACCTGCATACTTTCCACATCTCAGAAACCAATGAAACCTTCAAAACATGTGCTCCATACCCTCATGCATCAAACCTGCACCCCAAAATTCATTCCATGGCCTCCTTTCTTATTTTCTATGTTATTCCTCTCTTTATCATTTCTGTATACTACTTCTTCATCGCCAGGAGTCTGATTCGAAGTGCAATAAACATGCCTGTGGAAGGACACATAGCTATTAGGAGACAG ATTGAGTCAAGAAAGCGGCTGGCAAAGACAGTGCTGGTATTTGTGGCACTTTTCTCAATTTGTTGGCTGCCCAGTCACGTGATCTACCTCTACCGCTCCTACCGCTACTCTGAGGTGGACACATCCATGAGTCACTTCATtgccagtgtgtgtgctcgCATCCTGGCGTTCACCAACTCCTGTGTTAATCCCTTTGCCCTCTATCTGCTGAGCAAGAGCTTTCAGAAACAGTTCAACAAACAACTGTGCTGCTGCTGTCCTCTTCTGACTAGGTGCACCCACAGTAcctcacatggcaacacacgcATGAGCTCTCTGAAGAGCACACAGAATCCAACATTAGCCAGCTTCAGCCTTGCCAACAGCAACCACCTTTACCACGAAGGTtgtgtgtga